A single region of the Thunnus maccoyii chromosome 10, fThuMac1.1, whole genome shotgun sequence genome encodes:
- the LOC121905260 gene encoding carcinoembryonic antigen-related cell adhesion molecule 1-like, which yields MIEGNSINLTCDGAGSDFTREWMKDGSSLTLADNMTLYDKNRVLSFLSLKKTDSGEYLCNISNPVSFDEAKYSMVVNYGPEDVQITGQNWINVGETLNLACSAASTPSASYTWSLNGIEILNNSAVFTKNMTELSDSGNYTCQALNNKTGRTSSAEHQLSVTEETLLCGAGCIAGSVVACCAAVGGAVGGGFYFFKKQMEQISNEITSSGTGGEGLDNTAFSGDQELKYAAISFPQNQDDGTVLQELQNNETEYAQIQGNRNPAPAMMNTYSE from the exons ATGATTGAGGGGAACTCTATCAACCTAACCTGCGATGGTGCTGGCTCTGACTTTACCAGAGAGTGGATGAAGGACGGCTCCTCACTGACTCTGGCTGACAACATGACACTTTACGACAAGAACAGAGtgttgtcttttctctctctgaagaAAACAGACAGTGGAGAATATTTGTGTAATATCAGCAACCCCGTCAGCTTTGATGAAGCTAAATACAGCATGGTTGTTAACT ATGGACCAGAGGATGTTCAAATCACAGGACAAAATTGGATAAACGTTGGAGAGACCTTAAACTTAGCCTGCTCTGCTGCGTCCACACCATCTGCCAGTTACACCTGGTCACTGAACGGGATAGAGATATTAAACAATTCTGCTGTGTTCACTAAAAACATGACTGAACTTTCTGACAGTGGCAACTACACCTGTCAAGCACTGAATAATAAAACTGGGAGAACATCATCTGCAGAACATCAATTGTCTGTAACAG AGGAAACACTTCTATGTGGAGCTGGTTGCATCGCTGGATCAGTAGTAGCATGTTGTGCCGCCGTTGGTGGAGCTGTTGGTGGAGGattctacttttttaaaaaaca GATGGAACAAATCTCTAATGAGATAACCTCCTCCGGAACAG GAGGTGAAGGCTTGGACAACACAGCATTCTCTGGAGATCAG GAGCTGAAATATGCAGCCATCAGTTTCCCCCAGAACCAGGATGATGGGACAGTCCTGCAGGAGCTACAGAATAACGAAACAGAATATGCTCAGATCCAAGGGAACCGCAATCCTGCTCCTGCGATGATGAACACATACAGCGAATGA
- the LOC121905420 gene encoding carcinoembryonic antigen-related cell adhesion molecule 1-like: protein MLFNFWHDSFSLTKGVGVLPDGPLNAAVGGTVIFNTTLTPPEKPFLVVAWSVIINNTERPIITATSSNNTDSEYEGRITLYRSTGSLELRNLTLNDSGTYRVSIISDGGNPIIGSTELKIFVPVSNVKVEVSSTDLVEFNSSVSLFCSSSGSSLSFVWLNGSSEIKPRERVQLSSGSYNLTIFNVTRYDQGPYRCKVSNAVSEGTSDPVNLSISFGPENITLSPTQEYYVEGSNISLSCSAASRPSAQFQWFLNGVKLSDTGPELTLINIQESQSGNYSCQAFNNKTLRYQTSQPSAITVLVPVSNVKVEINSTDLVEFNSSVSLFCSSSGSSLSFLWLNGSSEVTPSERIQLTDGNSTLTIYNVTRYDQGFRCHVSNAFTNGTSDPVQISISCD, encoded by the exons ATGCTCTTCAACTTTTGGCATGACAGCTTCA GTTTAACCAAAGGAGTTGGTGTGTTGCCAGATGGACCTCTGAATGCAGCTGTAGGAGGGACAGTGATattcaacacaacactgactccACCAGAAAAACCATTTCTGGTAGTAGCCTGGAGTGTTATTATTAACAATACTGAAAGACCTATCATAACCGCCACCTCTTCAAACAACACTGATTCAGAGTATGAAGGCAGGATCACCCTCTACAGATCTACTGGATCTCTGGAGCTCAGGAATCTGACTCTTAATGACAGTGGAACGTACAGAGTTAGCATTATATCAGATGGAGGAAACCCGATAATAGGATCCACCGAACTGAAGATATTTG TGCCAGTCTCCAATGTAAAGGTAGAAGTCAGCAGCACAGACTTGGTGGAGTTCAAcagctctgtcagtctgttctgttcttcttctggatcctccctctcttttgtctGGCTGAACGGCAGCTCTGAGATTAAACCCAGAGAGAGAGTTCAGCTCAGTAGTGGATCCTACAATCTCACTATATTCAATGTGACCCGTTATGACCAGGGACCATACAGATGCAAAGTGTCCAATGCTGTCAGTGAAGGCACCAGTGATCCAGTAAATCTTTCCATCAGCT TTGGCCCAGAAAACATTACTTTATCTCCAACACAAGAATACTATGTGGAAGGGTCAAACATCAGCCTGTCCTGCTCAGCTGCCTCCAGACCCTCTGCTCAGTTTCAGTGGTTTCTGAATGGAGTCAAGCTGTCTGATACTGGACCAGAGCTCACACTGATTAACATTCAGGAGAGTCAGAGTGGGAACTACAGCTGTCAAGCCTTTAACAACAAAACTCTGAGATATCAAACATCTCAGCCTTCAGCTATAACTGTACTGG TGCCAGTCTCCAATGTAAAGGTAGAAATCAACAGCACAGACTTGGTGGAGTTCAAcagctctgtcagtctgttctgttcttcttctggatcctccctctctttcctctggcTGAACGGCAGCTCTGAGGTTACACCCAGTGAGAGAATTCAGCTCACTGATGGAAACTCCACTCTCACCATATACAATGTGACCCGCTATGATCAGGGATTTAGGTGTCATGTGTCCAATGCTTTCACTAATGGCACCAGCGATCCAGTGCAAATCTCCATCAGCT GTGACTGA